The following are encoded in a window of Haliaeetus albicilla chromosome 1, bHalAlb1.1, whole genome shotgun sequence genomic DNA:
- the PDCL2 gene encoding phosducin-like protein 2 codes for MVVIQWKSRMFLQDPNEDTEWNDILRHFGILPPKEKPKDEIEEMVLQLQKEAEVKLYERMTLEELKEAEDDFDETDRKAIEKYRQQRLQEWKCLQRRQKYGELREICGEQYVKEVTNAPEDVWVIIHLYRSSMPMCLLVNEHLSLLARKFPEVKFLKAIVNSCIQNYHDRCLPTILVYKTGEIKGRFIGVAECGGIYLKVEELEWKLAEVGAIETDLEENPKKDIINMMTLSVQNVSAHEDTNTKSSDVMKPRIT; via the exons ATGGTAGTAATCCAATGGAAATCCCGGATGTTTCTTCAG GATCCAAATGAAGATACTGAATGGAATGACATACTGAGACATTTTGGAATTCTAcctccaaaagaaaaaccaaaagaTGAAATTGAAGAAATGGTTTTACAATtgcagaaagaagcagaag TGAAACTGTATGAAAGAATGACTCTTGAAGAATTGAAGGAAGCTGAAGATGACTTTGATGAGACTGATAGGAAAGCTATTGAAAAGTACAG gCAGCAACGCTTGCAAGAATGGAAATGTCTTCAGAGGCGGCAAAAGTATGGGGAGCTAAGAGAAATTTGTGGAGAGCAGTATGTAAAGGAAGTTACAAATGCTCCAGAGGATGTTTGGGTAATAATTCATCTTTATCGGTCAAG catGCCAATGTGTTTACTGGTTAATGAACATCTCAGCCTGCTAGCCAGAAAGTTTCCAGAAGTCAAGTTTCTCAAAGCCATTGTAAACAGTTGCATTCAGAATTACCATGACAGATGTTTACCCACAATACTTGTATACAAAACTGGTGAAATAAAAGGCAGGTTCATTGGAGTAGCTGAATGTGGGGGAATATATCTTAAAGTGGAAg AGCTCGAATGGAAACTAGCAGAAGTGGGAGCAATAGAAACTGACTtagaagaaaaccccaaaaagGACATTATTAATATGATGACACTGTCAGTGCAAAATGTTTCTGCTCATGAAGACACCAACACAAAAAGCAGTGATGTGATGAAACCCCGTATTACTTGA